DNA sequence from the Maribacter dokdonensis DSW-8 genome:
ATCTTTTCCCCTTCCCTTCTCCGCCAATACAATTACATCCTTATAGGTTGTTTTATTAGTAAATTTAGACTTTCGCAATTGTTGACCAAATAATGCAACGGCCGCAGAAAACTGAAAATCTTCAGACATTTCTTGAGAATCTACATTCTGAACATGAACCAATTCTAAGCTCTTTTTACCATCAGGTTTTTTGTATCTAATTCTCACTGTAAACAACTCATCTAAAAACGTATTCTCATTAGTATTGCTAGCATATTTTAATTTAGGTATATCTTTATCATATATAGTTTTTACCCCAGCTTCAACTATTTCATATAAAGCAGTTACTTTATGCCCGCTTCCCAATTCACCTGCATCCTTAGTATCGTCAATAAAATCTTCATCAGCTAATAATCTATTTTCATATCCTAGTAATCGATACGATTTAACTTTATTAGGATTAAACTCTACTTGAAGTTTCACATCTTTTGCAATAGTAAACAGCGTACCGCCAAATTCCTTACCAAATACTTTCTGAGCTTCTTGCATGGTATCGATGTAAGCATGATTTCCATTTCCTTTATCTGCCAATGTTTCCAATTTAGAATCTTTGTAATTACCTATACCAAAACCCAAAACGGAAAGAAAAACACCAGACTCTCTCTTTTTCACAATTAAATTTTCCATGTCATAATCACTGGACAAACCAATATTAAAATCGCCATCAGTTGCCAGTATTACTCTATTATTTCCATTTTTCTTAAAATGCTTTTCTGCTAATTGATATGCTAATTCAATACCCTCACCTCCTGCTGTTGACCCTCCGGCTTCCAAGTTATTTAAGGCATTTATAATTTTTGTTTTATCACTACCCGATGTTGGCTCTAATACTACACCAGCCGCACCAGCATAAACGACAATAGAAATTCTATCCTTGTCTCTTAATTGATTTACCAATAATTTAAATGCTGATTTTAACAGCGGTAATTTATTGTCTGCCGACATTGACCCAGAAACATCAATAAGAAAAGTAAGGTTAGATGCTGGTAAATCTTCATTTAAATACTCCTTTCCTTGTAAGCCAATACGCACCAATTTGGTATCTACATTCCAAGGTGTTTTAGCAACTTCGGTATGCACAGAAAATGGATGTTCATTTTTCGGTTGTGCATAATCATAATCAAAATAATTAATCATTTCCTCAATCTTCACGGCACTTACAGGAACATCCTGTCCTTTATTAATAAATCTTCTAATATTGCTATAAGCTGCTTTATCCACATCTATAGAAAAAGTAGACAATGGATTTACGGTAACATTTTGAAACTGATTTTCTGTGATTTTGGCGTAATTTTCATCGTTCTCAATATTGTAATTTCCATGCAAAGTACGTATTACAACACATCCATATCTAGCATCCCTTCCATACAAACTCTTTGCTTCAGCAGCATTAAGTTCTTTTCGGCTATTAATGTCTACATTTTTTAGGCTTTCAATAATTGCATTATATTCTTTTTGAATTGGCACACCGTCAACTATATACAAAGGACTTTTAACTTTAACCCCTTCCTTTTTATTTTCTATTGAACCAATACCTCTAATTTGAACACCACTAACTTTTCCTTGCAACGCTCTACTAATACTATTTTTAGAACTTTGTTTGTTAATCATAGATACAGAACCCGTAGCATAACTACGCTTTTGAATACCATAACCAACCACTACAACCTCTTCAAGCGCCTGAAAGTCTTTCTCAAGTGACACATCTATAACCGTTTCATCTTTTACCCCGACAATTAAGCTTTTACATCCTATATAAGAAAATACTAGTTTTGCTCCCTTTGAAACTATTAACGAATAGTGCCCCTCAAAATCTGTTTGCGTACTATTGGTCGTACCTTTTTCGATTACATTAGCTCCAGGTAAAGGGTTGCCTTTATTATCTGAAACGGTACCACTAATTTTAATTTGTTGCGATAACATTAAAACACTGTTGAGTAGGAAGAATAAGAAAATTACATTTTTCATAATAATTGGTTTAAAGTTTGAGCAATAAACCTATTAAGAAAGAAGTGCCATAAAAATGAAAAATGAGTGAAGTACGACTTTAAACTAGGTAACTTATATTTTCAGTAAGTTTAATGTTTCCTGTCGGCGAATTTTTCCACTTTCAGTACGCTGAAACTGTTTTATAATCAAAATCGATTTAGGTTTCTCAAATTTTTTGAATTCCCCTATACCATCAATAATTTTCCGAATGTCATTTACTTCTGCATCTTCAACCACTAAAACCACTTTTTGTCCCAATTCATCATCTGCAACACCGGCAACAAAAAACGAAGTATCTATATAGTTTGATATTACTTTTTCAATGTGTTCTGGATGTAACTTTACTCCTCCAGAATTAATGACATTATCCAACCTACCCAACCATTTAAATTGAGTTTTTGAAAGTAACTCAACCATATCATTGGTCACCACGGTTTCGTCTGTAATTTTTGGTGCGTTAATTACCAAACAACCTCTATCATCTATGGTAAGTTCTACATTTGGTAAAACCGTAAATGGAGCATCTTTAACTTCTTTATTGTTCAATGGTTTTATAGCGATATGAGTAACGGTTTCCGTCATACCATAGGTTTCATAACTGCTATTATCAACACCCTTTAATTCTTCTCTTATTGAATTAGAAATGGGTGCGCCACCAATTATTAATTTATGTACTTGATGTAGTTTAGATAAAGAGTTACCCACCTGCAAAGGTACCATGGCCCCAAAATCAAAAGAATCCATAACACCTTCCAATGGGTACGAACTTGGAGGCAAAAAATGAATATTCAAGCCCAAAACCATAGCCCTGACCAACATCATTTTACCTGCAATGTATGAAGCGGGCAAACAGAGTAAAGCTGTGGATCTAGGCTTCAGGTTAAAATAGCTACCTGTTGCCAAGGCGCTATTTACCATATATTCTTTTTGAAGTGCAATTGTCTTTGGTTTTCCCGTAGAACCAGAGGTTTTTACCAATATTATTTCGGAGTCATCAATCCAATCCAAAAGAAATGCCCCGATTTGTTTTTCATAGTCCTCTCCTTCCTTTATTAGACTATAACCAACCTCTGTTAAATCATCAAAAGAAATTGCCCTACCATGAATTGAAAAATTAGGGTGTATAAATGCTTTATACATTACTTAATTATCGAGCTTTAAAAATTCTTCTTCAGTTAACACCTTACCTGTTAATTTTTCTTTCCAATTAGTCCATCCGTACTTTTTTGAAAAAACCAATAAAAGAATAGGAAAAACTACAAATACAGGAACCAGCATATCCCAACCAAGCACAGGTTCTGAAATATCCCTATAGACAGAATCTACGCTAAATGCGGTCCAATCTGCAGTTACTAAAAGTGCTGCAGTTAAATTGTTTGCGGCATGAAAACCAAGAGCAAGTTCCAAACCTTCATCCATAAGTGTAATTATACCTAAAAAGAGTCCGGTTCCTATATAAAAAATCAAGATACCGTAACCCAATTTATCCACTTCCGGGTTCAATATGTGCAATAATCCAAACAGCAAAGAGGTAAAGAGAAGCGGAAACCATCTATTCTTAGTAAGTACGCCCAGACCTTGCATCATATACCCTCTCATTAAATACTCTTCCATACTTGTCTGTAACGGAATCATTGCAATAGCTATAACGGCTAAGATCAAAAAAGGTTCTAATTGAAAGTTATATTCATAATCTTCAGGCGCAAAATAAATATCTATACCGATAAAAAGCACAGATATTGAAGCCCATAAAAAGAAAGAAAAAGCTATTCTTTTCCAGTCAACTTTAGTTCTTGAAGTGGTCAATGCGGTAAGCGATTGTTGATGCAAAAATTTAACCACTAGAAAAACCGCAATAAGTCCGAAAACAAAGGTTAAGAGCATGTAGAACAAAAATGTATTGGAGCCCAATACCTGGGACATCTTTCCTATACTATTACTCATCATTGCAGACATACCACCTTCTTCCAGTGCCAAAGCAGCCAATAACGGAAAGGAGCCTAAAAACTGCCACACCACAATAATTATCAATATTCCTACTAAATATCTCCAATTATCAATTAAACCTTTATACGCCTGTTCTATATACATATTTCATCAATTAAATTCGTATTCCAGTTTTTAGATTTATTATAAAACAAACCACCATTCCTTACTTCTAAAGGACTATTAACATTATTAGTAAACAAAGCTCCGGTGCCTAAACCTTGTGGCATATTATTACCTAAAGTTGCAGTCCATTGAGCAATTGCGTTTAAACCTATATTACTTTCTAACGCACTAGTTACCCACCAACCAATATTGTTTCTTTCAGCAATTGTAATCCATTCATTACTACCTGCAAAACCTCCAACTAAACTTGGTTTCAAAATAATATATTGTGGTTGTATAGTTTGTAGCAACGTTACCTTTTTTGTTACATCAACAACCCCAATTAATTCTTCGTCAAGAGCTATAGGCAATGGTGTTTTAGCACAAAGATTTTTCATTTCATTCCATTGTCCCTGTCTAATAGGTTGCTCAATGGAATGTAAATCAAGTTTTGACAATACTTCTAATTTCGCCAACGCCTCTTCTGCAGAAAATGCACCGTTGGCATCTACACGCAATTCAATTTCATCTTTAGAGTAACGCTCTCTAATAGATTTAAGCAATGCAATTTCCGTATCAAAATCAATGGCACCAATCTTCATTTTAATGCATGAAAAACCATCTTTTAGCTTATTCTCTATTTGCTGATGCATAAACTCTTTATCGCCCATCCAAACTAGACCATTAATGGAAATTGGTTCTTGGCCCCCTAAAAAAGTGGAATCAAAAAGATGAAAAGGATCGTTTGATCGCAGTGACAGAAATGCCTGTTCAACCCCAAATTGAATACTAGGAAAATTAGATAATCGCTTAAGCAATTCCGCTTCCCCTAAATTGATATTATTTACAACCCAATTACATTTATCTTCATAACCAGGAACATCATCAAAGCTAAGTCCCCTAAACAATCCGCACTCACCTACTCCCTTTTTACCATCTTGCTCCAAGAATAGAAACCATGTTTCCTTTGTTTTTAGAATTCCTCTGGAGGTCCCGCTTGGATTTTTAAAATTTAGGATATACTTTTTAAAAATTGCTTTCATATAATCCTTCAAATTTAGCTATATTTTCACTTTAATACCGACGGATTTATTAGAATGGAAGAAAAAGTGATTTGGATAACGGGAGCATCATCAGGAATTGGCGAAGCGCTGACATATCAATTGAACGCGCTGGGTGCAAAAATAATAGCTTCGGCTAGAAGGGAGAGTGTATTAACTCAAGTTAAAAATAATTGCAAGAATCCGGACAATGTTAAAATACTCCCTTTAGATCTAACCAATTTTTTATCACTTGAAGAAATTACCGATACTGCATTTTCGCTATTTGGAAAAATTGATGTTTTAATCAACAATGGCGGATTAAGCCAACGTTCTTTGATTGTTGAAACCAAATTTGAAGTTTATCAACAAATGATAGACGTCAATTATTTGGGTACCATAAAATTAACCAAACACGCCTTACCCTATTTCATAAAACAAAAAGGAGGTCATTACGTAACCATCACCAGCTTAATGGGTAAATTTTCATCGCCTTACCGTTCTGGATATTGTGGTGCAAAACATGCATTACACGGCTTCTTTGATGCCTTGCGAATGGAGCATGAGAAAGACAATATTGATGTATCTATCATCTGCCCTGGCTTTATACAGACCAACGTTGCCAAAAATGCTTTGACCGCTAATGGTACTTCACTACAAAAAGAGGACAATGCAACTCTTAACGGCATGCCCGTAGAAAAATGTGCTAAGGAAATCATTAGCGCTATTAAAAAGAAACGCTTTGAAACCTATATTGGTGGTAAAGAAAAATTTGGTATTTACTTAAAACGCTTTTTCCCTAAACTATTACACCGTGTAGTAATGAAAAGTAAGGTGAGGTAATTTTATTTAAAATTAAACCAAAAACGAACTCCTTCATTGGTTTTATCTGTATTCAATGAAGTCTGCAGCTGATTTGCCAACCTGTTCATTAAACGAATACCCATTGAGGAATTTGCTCTTTCATCTGTATCTTCCGGTAAGCCAATACCATTGTCCGTATACTCAAAGAAACCTTCTTGACCCGCAATTTTTCTCAAATGAATGTAAATTTTACCGTTACTATCATCATGGGGAAATGCATATTTAAACGAGTTAGATACCAATTCGTTTAAAATAAGTCCAAAAGGTATAGCTCTATCAATATCCAGCTCAACACCTTCGGCATCTATGGTAATATTAATATTATGACCTCCTTTTTTATATACGGATTGAATACTATTGATCAAACTCTCAATATACCCTTGCATTTCAATTACGGATAAATCATCATTCTGATATAATTTTTGATGTATAAGCGCCATGGCCTTTACCCTACTCTTACCCTCTTCCAATGCGGCAATTGCAGCTTTACTTCTAGTATTTTTGGTTTGTAAACTCAGTAAACTAGAAACCATCTGTAGGTTATTCTTTACTCTGTGGTGTATTTCTTTCAACAGAGAATCTTTTTCTACCAATGAGTTTTCGATAATAAATTTTTGCTCGGCAATAAGACGTTGATTCTTAATACTCTTTAAGTAAGCATATACCAGACCGGCAAAGCCAATAAGCGTAAATATCAAGGAAACAAAAACCAAGCTAATTTTATCATCCCTAGCCTTAATATCTTTTCTAGATGCTTCTAATTGAGCTTTTTGTTGCTCCATAGTTTTTTTGGAGTTATCCAAATCTTGCTCAATTACCGATGTCAGTTGCTGATTTTTAATATTAGAAGCAAGAGCATCTATAGAGTCTCTAATTCTAATATTTTTCTTTAAATAAACCGTTGAGTTTTGATAATCACCGGTTTTAAAATAATAATCCGCATAAATTCTGTTCCGCTTTAAAATATTATCCAATTTAATTGGGTTCATTTCATCGCTTAAGTAATCTGTTGCCTTAGCATAATCATCTAATTTTAAATAACACTCTGCCAACGCCAAGGTATTTTCAATAATATCAGATGAAAACTTACTCTTATTATATTTTCTAATAATTTCCCTACTCTCTTCTAAAAACGGAATTGCTTTTTCATATTCACCCAGTTGTACATGACATTTACCAATATTGCCAATAATGATTCCGTTTAAAATTCTACCATCGGCAATTTCCTTATCAGAATGTTGATTGGTAACATCACTTAAAAAAACCTTGATCAAACCCTCTGCTTTTTTAAAGTAGCTAAGCGCCGTAGGCGTAGATTTATCTTGTCTTAAATAATTACCAATTGTATTATTGTAAATGGCAAGCCCGTAGTAATCATCATCTTTAAGCTCTTTCTTTTCTTCGGTCATGTAATCTCGCATAGCTTTTCTATACTGACCAAGACTAGCGTAAATATCATAAAAGGCAACATTATCGGTCAAACCCAATTCACGCTTAACCCTTCTGATTTCTATTTGCTTATCATAAAGTTCTAGCTTAGCATAATTATTATCTAAGATATCTAAAATGATGTGTTTGGAATCTAGATCCAAATTACTTAAGTCATCGTATAGAGGTCTAGCAATAGCCAAACTCTTCTCATAGTTGCCCAAATCGTAATATATCTGAGACTCAATAAGTTGGTAATTCCTAATGGAAATAGAATCTTTAGTTTTCTCAGAACTGTTCAAATACACTTTTACGGTATCTAACCAATCATATGGTGAATTCTGATTGTAACGATTTG
Encoded proteins:
- a CDS encoding vWA domain-containing protein; this translates as MKNVIFLFFLLNSVLMLSQQIKISGTVSDNKGNPLPGANVIEKGTTNSTQTDFEGHYSLIVSKGAKLVFSYIGCKSLIVGVKDETVIDVSLEKDFQALEEVVVVGYGIQKRSYATGSVSMINKQSSKNSISRALQGKVSGVQIRGIGSIENKKEGVKVKSPLYIVDGVPIQKEYNAIIESLKNVDINSRKELNAAEAKSLYGRDARYGCVVIRTLHGNYNIENDENYAKITENQFQNVTVNPLSTFSIDVDKAAYSNIRRFINKGQDVPVSAVKIEEMINYFDYDYAQPKNEHPFSVHTEVAKTPWNVDTKLVRIGLQGKEYLNEDLPASNLTFLIDVSGSMSADNKLPLLKSAFKLLVNQLRDKDRISIVVYAGAAGVVLEPTSGSDKTKIINALNNLEAGGSTAGGEGIELAYQLAEKHFKKNGNNRVILATDGDFNIGLSSDYDMENLIVKKRESGVFLSVLGFGIGNYKDSKLETLADKGNGNHAYIDTMQEAQKVFGKEFGGTLFTIAKDVKLQVEFNPNKVKSYRLLGYENRLLADEDFIDDTKDAGELGSGHKVTALYEIVEAGVKTIYDKDIPKLKYASNTNENTFLDELFTVRIRYKKPDGKKSLELVHVQNVDSQEMSEDFQFSAAVALFGQQLRKSKFTNKTTYKDVIVLAEKGRGKDVNGYRAEFIRLVKSANDKLVANGY
- a CDS encoding AMP-binding protein, which gives rise to MYKAFIHPNFSIHGRAISFDDLTEVGYSLIKEGEDYEKQIGAFLLDWIDDSEIILVKTSGSTGKPKTIALQKEYMVNSALATGSYFNLKPRSTALLCLPASYIAGKMMLVRAMVLGLNIHFLPPSSYPLEGVMDSFDFGAMVPLQVGNSLSKLHQVHKLIIGGAPISNSIREELKGVDNSSYETYGMTETVTHIAIKPLNNKEVKDAPFTVLPNVELTIDDRGCLVINAPKITDETVVTNDMVELLSKTQFKWLGRLDNVINSGGVKLHPEHIEKVISNYIDTSFFVAGVADDELGQKVVLVVEDAEVNDIRKIIDGIGEFKKFEKPKSILIIKQFQRTESGKIRRQETLNLLKI
- a CDS encoding o-succinylbenzoate synthase, with the translated sequence MKAIFKKYILNFKNPSGTSRGILKTKETWFLFLEQDGKKGVGECGLFRGLSFDDVPGYEDKCNWVVNNINLGEAELLKRLSNFPSIQFGVEQAFLSLRSNDPFHLFDSTFLGGQEPISINGLVWMGDKEFMHQQIENKLKDGFSCIKMKIGAIDFDTEIALLKSIRERYSKDEIELRVDANGAFSAEEALAKLEVLSKLDLHSIEQPIRQGQWNEMKNLCAKTPLPIALDEELIGVVDVTKKVTLLQTIQPQYIILKPSLVGGFAGSNEWITIAERNNIGWWVTSALESNIGLNAIAQWTATLGNNMPQGLGTGALFTNNVNSPLEVRNGGLFYNKSKNWNTNLIDEICI
- a CDS encoding SDR family oxidoreductase, giving the protein MEEKVIWITGASSGIGEALTYQLNALGAKIIASARRESVLTQVKNNCKNPDNVKILPLDLTNFLSLEEITDTAFSLFGKIDVLINNGGLSQRSLIVETKFEVYQQMIDVNYLGTIKLTKHALPYFIKQKGGHYVTITSLMGKFSSPYRSGYCGAKHALHGFFDALRMEHEKDNIDVSIICPGFIQTNVAKNALTANGTSLQKEDNATLNGMPVEKCAKEIISAIKKKRFETYIGGKEKFGIYLKRFFPKLLHRVVMKSKVR
- a CDS encoding CPBP family intramembrane glutamic endopeptidase; this translates as MYIEQAYKGLIDNWRYLVGILIIIVVWQFLGSFPLLAALALEEGGMSAMMSNSIGKMSQVLGSNTFLFYMLLTFVFGLIAVFLVVKFLHQQSLTALTTSRTKVDWKRIAFSFFLWASISVLFIGIDIYFAPEDYEYNFQLEPFLILAVIAIAMIPLQTSMEEYLMRGYMMQGLGVLTKNRWFPLLFTSLLFGLLHILNPEVDKLGYGILIFYIGTGLFLGIITLMDEGLELALGFHAANNLTAALLVTADWTAFSVDSVYRDISEPVLGWDMLVPVFVVFPILLLVFSKKYGWTNWKEKLTGKVLTEEEFLKLDN
- a CDS encoding sensor histidine kinase produces the protein MRFVGTIVLSVFMCTLAAQDGVTTQNEDYYKQFQDLENGELRSFFFFNTPNRYNQNSPYDWLDTVKVYLNSSEKTKDSISIRNYQLIESQIYYDLGNYEKSLAIARPLYDDLSNLDLDSKHIILDILDNNYAKLELYDKQIEIRRVKRELGLTDNVAFYDIYASLGQYRKAMRDYMTEEKKELKDDDYYGLAIYNNTIGNYLRQDKSTPTALSYFKKAEGLIKVFLSDVTNQHSDKEIADGRILNGIIIGNIGKCHVQLGEYEKAIPFLEESREIIRKYNKSKFSSDIIENTLALAECYLKLDDYAKATDYLSDEMNPIKLDNILKRNRIYADYYFKTGDYQNSTVYLKKNIRIRDSIDALASNIKNQQLTSVIEQDLDNSKKTMEQQKAQLEASRKDIKARDDKISLVFVSLIFTLIGFAGLVYAYLKSIKNQRLIAEQKFIIENSLVEKDSLLKEIHHRVKNNLQMVSSLLSLQTKNTRSKAAIAALEEGKSRVKAMALIHQKLYQNDDLSVIEMQGYIESLINSIQSVYKKGGHNINITIDAEGVELDIDRAIPFGLILNELVSNSFKYAFPHDDSNGKIYIHLRKIAGQEGFFEYTDNGIGLPEDTDERANSSMGIRLMNRLANQLQTSLNTDKTNEGVRFWFNFK